Within the Myxococcus virescens genome, the region GCCGAAGTCCTTGCGGTTCAGCTTGGTGGTCGCCGTCACGCCCGTGCGGGTGTTGCCCCAGGGGTCCTTGGACTCCTTCGACGGGCCCGTGACGTCCAGGACGACCGGCTTGGTGACGCCGTGCATGGTCAGGTCGCCGGTGACCTTCAGCTTGCCCTGGCCCGCCTTCTGGACCTTGGTGGACTTGAAGGTGATCTCCGGGAACTTGGCCGTGTCGAAGAAGTCAGGGGCCCGCAGGTGCTCGTCGCGCTTGGCGTTGCCGGTGTTGACGGTGGACGCGTCCAGCACGGCCTCGACCTTGGACTTGGTGATGTCCTTGTCATCCAGGTTCACCGTGCCGCTCTTCACGTTAAACGAGCCGGTGACGTTCGACACCATCATGTGCCGGACGGAAAAGCCGGCGCTGGAGTGCGCGTCATCCACCTTCCAGGTGGAGGCCAGCGCGATGGACGGGAGGGCGAAAAACAGGGCAACGGCGCTCTTCATGGACGTCTTCATAGGAAGTGTGCTCCTGGGAGATACAGCGAAGTCAGGCGCGCAGCGCGAAGCTGCGCATGGACAAGGTTCCGTGATGGAAGCCCTCGAATACGGGGGTGAGACGGTCCTCGGGGAGGGCAGCTCCGAGGACGAAGTAGAGCGGCATCAAATGTTCGGCCCTTGGATGCGCGAGCCGCGCGTTCGGTGCATCCAACCATGACTGAAGGCCGGTGAAGTCTCGCGCCTCCAGCTTCTGCGCAATCCACGCATCGAAGGCCGCTGCCCACGGCTCGACGGACGCCGCCTTCTCCTGGAAATTCAGCCGGCGCAGGTTGTGGACGATGCCGCCGCTGCCCATCAACAGCACGCCCTGCGCGCGCAGCGGCCGGAGGAGTTCGCCCATCCGCGCGATGTCCGCGGGGCTCGCGCCCAGCGGCATGGAGACCTGGACGACGGGGAGCTTCGCCTCCGGGAAGGCATGCAGCAGCGGCACCCACGCGCCGTGGTCCCAGCCGCGCTCCGCGTCAGCCACGGTGGGCAACCCACCCGCCTTCAGCCGGGCGACCACGTCATGGGCCAGGGACGGCGCACCCGGCGCGCCGTAGCGCAGGCGGTAGAGCGGCTCGGGAAAGCCATAGAAGTCATGGATGAGCGACGGCTGCGCGCTGGCGGTGACGCGAATCTCGCCGGGCGTCTCCCAATGGGCGGACACCACCACCAGGGCCCGCGCCTGGGCCTCGCCGCCGAAGCAACGCAGCGCTTGCGGGTAGGCATCCGCGTCCAGGGCCACCATCGGTGAGCCGTGAGAGATGAACGCCGCGGGGGCCACGGCCTGGCCGCCGCCAGGACCACCCGCCCCCAGCACGCCCACCACCCCGGCCGCCGCCGCGCCTTGAAGCACCACGCGTCTGTCGAGTTCGTCGCCCATGACGGCCGCCTTCTAATGCAACCGGAGGACCACGACACCCAAAACTCCAACCTATTGGATTTGCTCCGCTCCCTAAACCTTCCGTGCAATGGACCTATCAAAACGATAGAGACTCCACTCATTCTGGAAGGAGTCTTACAGCGTGGGTGGCCGTTTCGAGCTGGACTTGAGTGAGCTGCTGTCGTTCGAGCCGGGGGGTGGGCTCATCCACTTCGGAGGCCAGCGCGTGCTGCTGATGGACCCGGTGGCGCTGGGGCTGCTGCGCAAGGAGCTCATCAAGCTGATGGGGATGACGGCGGCGCGCGGCACCTTCACGCGCCTGGGCTACGCGCACGGCTGGCGTACGGCCGAAGCGATGAAGGGCGCGGTTCCCTGGAAGGATGAATCCCTGTGGCGCCGTGCCGGCGGGCGGCTGCACACCCTCCAGGGACAGGTCCGGGTGGAGCCCGTCCAGCGCCGCGCGGACGAAGGCCCGGAGCCCTTCGCCGAAGCACAGTGGCACGACTCCTATGAAGCCGAGCAGCACCTGCTGCACCTGGGCCAGTCGGACCAGCCGGTGTGCTGGAGCCTCACCGGCTTCGCGTCCGGCTACATGAGCTACGTCAACGGCAAGCCCATCTACGGCACGGAGCTGCGCTGCGTGGGCAAGGGCGACGCGGCATGCCACTACGTGGGCCGCCCCGCCGAGGAGTGGAGCACCGAGTGCACGGAGGTGCTGCGCCTCTATGAAACCCAGTGCATGGAAGGAATGCTGGCGCAGGTGACGGAGGCGCTGCGGCAGGCGGAGCGCAAGCTGCGCGCGAAGCGGCAGTCGCTGGCGCGCGCGGGCGTGACGGAGGACCCGGCGGG harbors:
- a CDS encoding dioxygenase; translation: MGDELDRRVVLQGAAAAGVVGVLGAGGPGGGQAVAPAAFISHGSPMVALDADAYPQALRCFGGEAQARALVVVSAHWETPGEIRVTASAQPSLIHDFYGFPEPLYRLRYGAPGAPSLAHDVVARLKAGGLPTVADAERGWDHGAWVPLLHAFPEAKLPVVQVSMPLGASPADIARMGELLRPLRAQGVLLMGSGGIVHNLRRLNFQEKAASVEPWAAAFDAWIAQKLEARDFTGLQSWLDAPNARLAHPRAEHLMPLYFVLGAALPEDRLTPVFEGFHHGTLSMRSFALRA
- a CDS encoding YceI family protein, whose protein sequence is MKTSMKSAVALFFALPSIALASTWKVDDAHSSAGFSVRHMMVSNVTGSFNVKSGTVNLDDKDITKSKVEAVLDASTVNTGNAKRDEHLRAPDFFDTAKFPEITFKSTKVQKAGQGKLKVTGDLTMHGVTKPVVLDVTGPSKESKDPWGNTRTGVTATTKLNRKDFGLAYNQALEAGGVAVGEEVTVNLELSLVKQADAAATDKK